In Daphnia magna isolate NIES linkage group LG5, ASM2063170v1.1, whole genome shotgun sequence, a single genomic region encodes these proteins:
- the LOC116923990 gene encoding membrane progestin receptor gamma-B, whose amino-acid sequence MKKEHYYPPPSSASTTSGWTAGRRRFADWLPWKLFQDQMNPDKANHGWFIGRYARECLHILPKLPATLKWPVAPTSVLEWHQVDESLREPGIYYGYRPEVSSWTECCHSLFTANNETLNFWTHFFPTVFFIWRTVQLADQWNSKSDGLSSDYAQPFLIYMFSAILYPLMSAIAHGFSALSHRARAVLFFMDYAAINFYAYGSGLLYRAYVLPDSWMQMDANIYLGMCVFLSLASTTLTCTSRAIVRDVVAQRLMRLAAFTLPYIWVSIPLFVRLFDCFRYVEASSSCPTADALRATKLHLCQVIVALLASFCYASHLPERILPGKFDYVGHSHNLLHICGVTATLFQMEGALIDMDVRRSHLIENQLAMMDPFWDQWIPLVVLLGHVLLVAVFGLYIYWNEPQTIPTCNQNKKCH is encoded by the exons atgaaaaaagaacacTATTACCCACCACCATCGTCTGCCAGTACGACGAGCGGTTGGACGGCCGGACGACGTCGATTTGCGGATTGGTTGCCATGGAAACTGTTTCAAGATCAAATGAATCCCGACAAAGCTAATCACGGATGGTTCATTGGAAGATATGCTCGTGAATGTCTGCACATTCTACCGAAATTGCCGGCCACCTTGAAGTGGCCAGTTGCGCCCACGTCCGTCCTCGAATGGCATCAA GTAGATGAATCGTTGAGGGAGCCAGGTATTTATTACGGCTATCGTCCGGAAGTGTCCAGTTGGACGGAATGTTGCCACAGTCTTTTCACGGCAAACAACGAGACGCTCAATTTTTGGACCCATTTTTTCCCGACcgttttcttcatctggcgCACCGTCCAATTGGCCGATCAATGGAACAGCAAGTCAGACGGACTCTCTTCCGATTACGCTCAACCTTTTCTTATTTACATGTTTTCGGCCATCTTGTATCCGTTGATGTCGGCCATCGCTCACGGATTCTCGGCGTTGAGTCATCGAGCGCGGGCCGTTTTGTTCTTCATGGATTACGCGGCCATCAATTTCTACGCTTACGGTTCCGGATTGTTGTACAGAGCTTACGTCTTACCTGACAGCTGGATGCAGATGGATGCCAATATTTATTTAGGCATGTGCGTCTTCTTGTCGTTGGCTTCGACCACGTTGACTTGCACGAGCCGGGCAATCGTCCGTGACGTTGTCGCTCAACGACTCATGAGATTAGCCGCTTTTACTTTGCCCTACATTTGGGTTTCAATTCCGCTTTTCGTCCGTCTATTCGATTGTTTCCGGTACGTGGAAGCATCGTCTTCTTGTCCGACTGCAGACGCGCTAAGGGCAACGAAACTACACCTGTGTCAGGTGATTGTCGCTTTGCTGGCCAGTTTCTGTTACGCCTCTCATTTGCCGGAGCGCATTTTGCCCGGCAAATTCGATTACGTTGGCCATTCGCACAATTTGCTTCACATTTGCGGAGTGACGGCTACCTTGTTTCAAATGGAAGGTGCTCTCATCGACATGGATGTACGTCGATCTCATTTGATAGAAAATCAGTTGGCCATGATGGATCCTTTCTGGGACCAATGGATTCCTCTCGTCGTCCTGCTGGGCCACGTCCTACTCGTCGCCGTGTTCGGTCTTTACATTTACTGGAACGAGCCGCAAACAATCCCCACCtgcaatcaaaataaaaagtgtCATTAA
- the LOC116922731 gene encoding protogenin, which yields MAPLRLISLHLLLASWWMIASLINAADFYDASADPGGTTLSFSHEPDDVVVARGQSARLDCLVRLPPFPSVDERNGTSHLDEPIAFDIHWFQDGIPIVLPDARRHLLANGSLYFDKVLHKRPGRSSSDEGIYNCLAQQRQTSSSSSSAGAFVSRNVSVRVAVLAREFTTWPNDATVEMGDPVRFACEIESMPEAEITWEKDGVAVVTVTQTDNQQDGDNGTDSINGSPIHPRFVKLESGKILHIYNVQPENAGNYRCVARNEMAEKERKSQAGRLVVSSDNARPNRLAQFISPPPASDLWVVQGGNVTIECLATGINTAVKWVLNSTTSLPATGPGYLALTDIHPNMAGHYSCVAITAGSNVASTSITQSTVVHVATVPQFIRLPKSQVFPTAKTVRFECEVTGIPSPEIRWFKDGRIVPIGGRIKNRIRNGGAFSELVLSNTVTGDSGIYQCQASNRAGVVSVSARLLVNVSEGTRPEPPSNLKAVALTPTAVLLTWDPPRNVPVEDVKAYTVHYMPLAAAGQHAATSNNEELQEVATTSSHRIENLKRNANYSFYVRAYVRKSASDPSDKLIFNPAILIQSKDQPESSLPSSSLPRPTPRTLPSPTAPNVTLLPLTPNTLKVTWRRFSSSSSTTSASSSVSFYKIQYRRHRAKEFDIEVVKGDIHEYTITGLHPGRKYDVRVLPGSMNGAGSGQWFTVEMPRVMADAGSSPTSPQSLPSAVMELVTANSTSVFVTWQNVGVVGRPTRANIHLTYRIQGSRETSPVVILPTASGSRWIAGLKPGSIYEFQLINNDSEDGPSTVTSTIRTLWDAGFEHEEEDTDSEPMPIRMEAKVVSSTAIQLSWSVLPPENAANILYYTVRYVAIPTESTSNAVPTPSFIRTTANQFQLTNLTAFTLYRISIRSHDRQGRSSTYSSPATDARTMADLPGPPLDVSFSVESSAGTTTTGQLFWKAPYPVKGNILGYAILISVDPEAPIDTWTRKEEPGVWLRSQLRALVPGTVYHVRMQARTSVGWGPLTAALECPFLPAEGTGSISSVTDEKSNANNDAAVRFSEQYLGAFIGLAVSVGLAIACSLSMLLRARCIKRMSPTTERHPSQLASSSQVQQIPSSADAVTASVNGLANGRLQQQQCHQKDPVRRNGSLRNSRERSDDAALLEMEAFIPMLATIPLEEMPSHLDTKGGYPSGSRFSVAGRIITPTNYATETAMTMISRKEDNEDEDDDEDRSELPLLSLSCSVVGHPAGLDGTILSQATETTCLSLDYPSRRRRSKHQGSLHSHDDDDGDSSLHSLDSGTTSSSQRHHRRSSEAISCTSDESSRSLRQDQEDTGMCHADHNQMMNDSGLVVVTSGGLSSNSNNNRSQTTPTTPKGTADQEQQLVIST from the exons ATGGCGCCGTTGCGTCTCATCAGCCTCCACCTGCTCTTGGCGAGTTGGTGGATGATTGCCTCTCTCATCAATGCAGCCGATTTCTATGACG catcAGCAGACCCTGGTGGAACGACGTTGAGTTTCAGTCACGAGCCGGACGATGTGGTGGTGGCGCGCGGTCAAAGCGCCCGACTCGATTGCCTAGTCCGTCTACCTCCTTTCCCCTCTGTCGACGAACGGAACGGCACAAGTCATTTAGACGAACCTATTGCCTTTGATATTCATTGGTTCCAGGATGGAATACCCATCGTTTTACCTGATGCCAGACGACATCTTTTAGCCAATGGATCTCTTTATTTCGACAAG GTGTTGCATAAGCGACCTGGACGCTCGAGTTCTGACGAAGGGATTTATAACTGCCTGGCACAGCAAAGACAAACATCGAGCAGCTCTTCGTCTGCGGGAGCTTTCGTTTCGCGAAATGTTTCCGTACGAGTTGCAG tgtTGGCGAGAGAATTTACAACGTGGCCAAATGACGCGACAGTAGAAATGGGCGATCCGGTGAGATTTGCCTGTGAAATTGAATCGATGCCGGAAGCGGAAATCACCTGGGAAAAGGATGGCGTGGCCGTCGTCACTGTCACCCAAACAGATAATCAGCAAGATGGCGACAATGGAACCGACTCTATCAACGGCTCTCCCATTCATCCGCGATTCGTTAAACTCGAATCGGGAAAAATCCTGCACATTTACAATGTCCAGCCAGAAAACGCTGGCAATTACAg ATGCGTCGCTCGAAATGAAATGGccgaaaaggaaagaaagagtCAAGCTGGACGATTGGTTGTTTCATCGGACAATGCTCGTCCAAATCGATTAGCGCAATTCATTTCACCGCCTCCGGCCAGTGACTTGTGGGTCGTCCAGGGAGGCAACGTGACGATCGAATGCCTAGCGACAGGCATAAACACTGCGGTCAAATGGGTCCTCAATTCGACGACGTCGTTACCAGCAACCGGACCTGGTTATTTAGCGTTGACGGATATCCATCCGAATATGGCCGGCCATTACAGTTGCGTGGCAATTACGGCAGGCAGCAACGTTGCCAGCACGTCAATTACCCAGTCGACAGTGGTCCACGTTGCCACTGTGCCGCAATTCATTCGACTACCCAAGTCGCAAGTGTTTCCCACCGCCAAAACGGTGCGTTTCGAATGCGAAGTCACCGGAATTCCGTCGCCAGAAATCCGCTGGTTCAAG gatGGGCGGATCGTTCCGATTGGCGGTCGAATCAAAAACCGGATACGCAATGGTGGGGCATTTTCTGAACTGGTTCTGTCGAACACGGTGACGGGTGATTCGGGCATCTACCAGTGCCAGGCCAGCAATCGAGCCGGTGTCGTCTCTGTTTCTGCCCGTCTTCTTGTCAACGTTTCGGAAGGCACCCGGCCGGAACCGCCTTCGAACCTGAAAGCGGTGGCCTTGACTCCGACGGCCGTCCTGTTGACGTGGGATCCGCCGCGCAACGTGCCCGTCGAGGACGTCAAAGCCTACACGGTTCACTATATGCCTCTGGCGGCGGCTGGTCAACACGCGGCCACATCCAACAACGAGGAATTGCAAGAAGTGGCCACCACCTCCAGCCACAGGATCGAAAACCTCAAACGAAATGCCAATTATTCCTTTTACGTTCGAGCCTATGTTCGAAAGTCGGCATCGGATCCGTCGGACAAGCTCATTTTTAATCCAGCCATTTTGATTCAATCGAAAGATCAACCGGAGTCGTCGCTGCCGTCATCGTCTCTACCTCGTCCCACGCCCAGGACTTTACCTTCGCCCACGGCGCCCAACGTGACTCTCCTCCCGCTCACTCCCAATACGCTGAAAGTCACGTGGCGTCGGTTCAGCTCTTCCTCCTCCACCACCTCCGCATCATCTTCCGTCTCGTTTTACAAAATTCAATATCGGCGTCATCGAGCCAAGGAGTTTGACATTGAAGTCGTCAAGGGAGACATTCACGAGTACACCATCACTGGATTACATCCAGGCCGGAAGTACGACGTCCGTGTCTTGCCCGGCAGCATGAATGGGGCCGGATCTGGACAGTGGTTCACTGTCGAAATGCCCAGAGTGATGGCCGATGCCGGAAGTAGCCCAACCTCGCCGCAGTCACTTCCGTCGGCCGTCATGGAACTTGTGACGGCCAATTCCACGTCCGTTTTCGTGACGTGGCAGAATGTGGGCGTCGTCGGCCGTCCGACGCGAGCAAACATCCACTTGACTTACAGAATCCAGGGCAGTCGAGAGACCAGTCCTGTTGTCATCCTTCCAACAGCTTCCGGCTCTCGATGGATCGCTGGTCTCAAACCTGGATCCATCTACGAATTTCAATTGATCAATAACGACAGCGAGGATGGACCGTCGACTGTGACCAGCACCATCCGGACATTGTGGGACGCTGGATTCGAACACGAAGAGGAGGACACGGATTCAGAACCGATGCCCATCCGGATGGAGGCGAAAGTCGTGTCCAGCACCGCCATCCAATTGTCTTGGTCCGTGCTGCCACCGGAAAACGCGGCCAATATTCTTTACTACACCGTCCGCTACGTGGCCATTCCGACGGAATCGACCAGCAATGCGGTGCCGACGCCATCATTTATCCGCACCACCGCAAATCAATTCCAGCTGACCAATTTGACAGCTTTCACTCTCTACCGCATCAGCATCCGCTCGCACGACCGTCAGGGACGTTCCAGCACGTACAGCAGTCCGGCAACGGATGCGCGGACAATGGCCGACTTACCGGGTCCACCCCTGGATGTTTCCTTTTCCGTTGAGTCGAGTGccggaacaacaacaacaggccAACTGTTCTGGAAGGCTCCCTACCCCGTCAAGGGAAACATCCTCGGCTACGCCATATTGATTTCCGTCGATCCGGAAGCGCCAATCGACACTTGGACGAGGAAAGAAGAGCCTGGAGTTTGGCTGAGAAGTCAACTTCGAGCGCTCGTTCCTGGAACGGTGTACCACGTGCGGATGCAGGCCCGCACGTCCGTCGGTTGGGGCCCTCTCACGGCCGCACTGGAGTGCCCTTTCCTTCCCGCCGAAGGGACGGGCAGCATCAGCTCAGTGACGGACGAAAAATCGAACGCCAACAACGATGCGGCCGTCCGTTTCAGTGAGCAATACCTGGGCGCTTTTATCGGTTTGGCCGTCAGTGTCGGATTGGCTATCGCCTGTTCGCTCAGCATGCTGCTGCGAGCGCGTTGCATCAAGCGCATGTCTCCGACGACGGAGCGTCATCCATCTCAACTGGCCAGTTCATCTCAAGTGCAGCAAATTCCATCGTCGGCCGACGCAGTGACGGCCAGTGTAAACGGATTGGCCAACGGTCGtttgcagcagcagcagtgcCATCAAAAGGATCCGGTGAGGCGCAACGGTTCGTTGAGGAACAGCCGAGAGCGATCGGACGATGCGGCCCTGTTGGAAATGGAAGCGTTTATTCCGATGTTGGCCACCATTCCGCTGGAAGAAATGCCTTCTCATTTGGACACGAAAGGAGGCTATCCATCAGGATCTCGTTTTAGTGTAGCCGGAAGAATAATTACGCCTACTAATTACGCAACCGAGACGGCGATGACGATGATCAGTCGCAAGGAAGACAATGAGgacgaagacgacgacgaagaTCGCAGTGAACTGCCGCTGTTGTCTCTCTCTTGCAGTGTAGTCGGTCATCCGGCCGGATTAGATGGAACCATCCTGTCGCAAGCGACGGAAACGACGTGTTTGAGTTTAGATTACCCGAGCCGTCGGAGACGAAGTAAACATCAGGGTTCGTTGCACAGtcacgacgacgacgacggtgACAGTTCGTTGCACAGTTTGGATAGTGGAACGACAAGCAGCAGCCAGCGCCATCATCGGAGGAGTAGTGAAGCAATTAGTTGTACTAGTGATGAGAGTAGTCGATCCTTGCGGCAGGATCAAGAAGATACGGGTATGTGTCACGCTGATCACAACCAGATGATGAACGACTCAGGATTAGTAGTGGTCACCAGTGGTGGATTGAGTTCCAATAGTAACAACAATCGGAGCCAAACGACGCCGACGACGCCAAAGGGGACAGCAGACCAAGAACAACAGCTGGTCATTTCAACCTGA